In a single window of the Nisaea sediminum genome:
- a CDS encoding Bax inhibitor-1/YccA family protein, protein MDLQRKHMTAAEAEAAQIDVGLRNYMLGVYNHMTIGLALTGFFAFGTKILAMSSPAFAQLIFASPLKWVIMLAPLGMVFFLAARVQSMSASSARTTFFIYASVMGISLASIFFVFTGESIVRVFFITAAAFAGLSLYGYTTKKSLSGMGTFLFMGLIGILIASVVNIFMASTMLHFVISVGGVLVFAGLTAYDTQNIKNMYMESDGHEVATKKSVMGALQLYLDFLNMFLFLLQLLGNRE, encoded by the coding sequence ATGGACTTGCAGCGCAAACACATGACAGCCGCCGAGGCGGAGGCCGCACAGATCGACGTCGGCCTGCGCAACTATATGCTCGGCGTCTACAACCACATGACGATCGGCCTCGCACTGACCGGCTTCTTCGCGTTCGGGACGAAAATCCTCGCGATGAGTTCGCCGGCCTTCGCGCAGCTGATCTTCGCCTCGCCGCTGAAATGGGTGATCATGCTTGCCCCGCTCGGCATGGTGTTCTTCCTCGCCGCCCGCGTCCAGTCGATGTCGGCCTCCTCGGCGCGGACGACTTTCTTTATCTATGCCAGTGTGATGGGTATCAGCCTGGCCAGCATCTTCTTCGTCTTTACCGGCGAAAGCATCGTGCGCGTGTTCTTCATCACCGCTGCGGCATTCGCGGGACTCAGTCTTTACGGCTACACGACGAAGAAAAGCCTCAGCGGCATGGGCACGTTCCTGTTCATGGGCCTCATCGGGATCCTGATCGCCAGCGTCGTGAACATCTTCATGGCCTCGACCATGCTGCATTTCGTGATCTCGGTCGGCGGCGTCCTGGTCTTCGCGGGCCTGACCGCCTACGACACTCAGAACATCAAGAACATGTACATGGAGTCCGACGGCCACGAGGTCGCGACCAAGAAGTCGGTCATGGGCGCCCTGCAGCTCTATCTCGATTTCCTCAACATGTTCCTGTTCCTGCTGCAGCTCCTCGGCAATCGCGAATAG
- a CDS encoding PAS domain-containing protein, which yields MTSERSQLLVNRDQICRLYGVWSEMPEDKPRRALDPLALGAPLLPNLALLKALPDGFQYDLVGERVSELSNAFHRGATASVEKETARRPDLFRQMRAVARTRQPGARFAALDNPSGYRPRYFSMILPLSIDGGTARDLLLGVWPLPACAGSGEEMPEDDVASVPQFIDSLRCERRASPKTVMCRIAFGEESLASR from the coding sequence GTGACATCAGAAAGATCACAACTGCTGGTGAACAGGGATCAAATCTGCAGACTCTATGGTGTTTGGTCGGAGATGCCGGAGGACAAGCCGCGCCGGGCGCTCGACCCGCTGGCGCTGGGCGCCCCCCTGCTTCCCAACCTCGCGCTGCTGAAGGCGCTTCCGGACGGCTTCCAGTACGACCTTGTGGGGGAAAGGGTAAGCGAGCTTTCCAATGCCTTCCACCGCGGAGCCACCGCGAGTGTGGAGAAGGAAACGGCTAGGCGTCCCGACCTGTTCCGGCAGATGCGCGCGGTCGCGAGGACCCGCCAGCCCGGAGCCCGGTTCGCCGCACTCGATAATCCATCGGGCTACAGGCCGCGCTATTTCAGCATGATCCTGCCGCTCTCGATCGATGGCGGGACGGCCCGCGACCTTCTGCTCGGGGTCTGGCCGCTGCCTGCATGCGCAGGGTCGGGGGAGGAAATGCCGGAAGACGATGTGGCGTCCGTCCCGCAATTCATCGACAGCCTTCGCTGCGAACGCAGGGCCTCGCCAAAGACCGTCATGTGCCGGATCGCGTTCGGGGAGGAATCTCTTGCCTCCCGCTAG
- a CDS encoding Fur family transcriptional regulator yields MESRVAALCLEKGLKMTEPRRVIARVLSEAEDHPDVESLHERVREIDRSISIATVYRTMKLFEEANIVTKRDFGDGRARYEEVNGEEDHHHHMIDVTTGDVIEFYNEELEALKDYIARELGFELVDHHLELFGVPLKKAEAKAAPKYKPKAKTKIISGKPPV; encoded by the coding sequence ATGGAATCGAGGGTTGCCGCCCTGTGCCTCGAAAAAGGGCTGAAAATGACGGAGCCGCGGCGCGTCATCGCGCGGGTGCTGTCCGAAGCCGAAGACCATCCCGACGTCGAATCGCTGCATGAGCGGGTGCGGGAGATCGACCGGTCCATCTCGATCGCCACGGTCTACCGGACCATGAAGCTGTTCGAGGAAGCCAATATCGTCACCAAGCGCGATTTCGGCGACGGTCGCGCGCGCTATGAAGAGGTGAATGGTGAGGAAGATCACCACCACCATATGATCGACGTGACCACAGGCGACGTGATCGAGTTTTACAACGAGGAACTCGAGGCGCTGAAGGACTACATCGCCCGTGAGCTCGGCTTCGAGCTGGTCGACCACCATCTCGAACTGTTCGGCGTGCCGCTGAAGAAGGCGGAAGCCAAGGCGGCGCCGAAATACAAGCCGAAGGCCAAAACCAAGATCATCAGCGGCAAGCCGCCGGTCTGA
- a CDS encoding NAD(P)-dependent oxidoreductase yields MRIGYLGVGAMGLPMSGKLLDAGHELWIFDVRAEAMQPLLERQARRAASPKDLADNCEIVVVSLPTLGIFRNALNGEDGLLAGSAIRTLVNTCTVGGPFVEEVERACAAHDITLVDAPISGGPAGARAGTLSVMVSGDPETTDALKPIFESWGKTVVIAGDRPGTAQVMKLTNNIVFATALVATVEAMAMAEKGGVKPEDMLRVLNNGTGRSFASMSVFPDFLLTEGASFGAAVDILMKDVDLAIEQGEALGIPMWVCQTARQVFKHGVFRGYGPRDLSDIRAMVLEV; encoded by the coding sequence ATGCGTATTGGATATCTCGGGGTCGGCGCCATGGGGCTGCCGATGTCCGGAAAGCTGCTCGACGCCGGACATGAACTCTGGATCTTCGACGTCCGGGCGGAAGCGATGCAGCCGCTGCTCGAGCGTCAGGCGCGCCGTGCCGCCTCGCCGAAGGATCTGGCGGACAATTGCGAGATCGTCGTCGTCTCGCTGCCGACGCTCGGCATCTTCCGGAATGCGCTGAATGGAGAGGACGGTCTGCTGGCCGGCTCCGCGATCCGTACCCTGGTCAATACCTGCACCGTCGGCGGACCCTTCGTCGAGGAAGTGGAACGGGCCTGCGCTGCGCACGATATCACGCTCGTCGATGCGCCGATCAGCGGCGGTCCGGCGGGCGCGCGAGCCGGGACGCTATCGGTCATGGTCTCCGGCGATCCGGAAACCACCGATGCGCTGAAACCGATCTTCGAGTCGTGGGGCAAGACCGTGGTGATCGCCGGCGACCGGCCGGGTACCGCGCAGGTCATGAAGCTGACAAACAACATCGTCTTCGCGACCGCGTTGGTCGCGACGGTGGAGGCGATGGCGATGGCCGAGAAGGGCGGCGTCAAACCCGAGGACATGCTCCGGGTCCTGAACAACGGGACCGGGCGCAGCTTCGCGAGCATGAGCGTCTTTCCGGACTTCCTCCTGACCGAAGGGGCCAGCTTCGGCGCGGCCGTCGATATTTTGATGAAGGATGTCGATCTCGCCATCGAGCAGGGCGAGGCGTTGGGCATCCCGATGTGGGTCTGCCAGACGGCGCGCCAGGTCTTCAAGCACGGGGTCTTCAGGGGCTACGGCCCGCGCGACCTGTCGGACATCCGGGCGATGGTGCTCGAGGTCTGA
- a CDS encoding MFS transporter, whose protein sequence is MAGTAQDRLHPGSIETRQGWIIVAASLAYIMVAFGPSYLLVVSLKPIAAGFGWPRWVPSLAYSLLLLGTGLGGIVMGLWADRAGLGKPALLGALVVGSGVMAASFAANEWVLLLLCGPVIGFLGTSAAFAPLLTNTTRWFDRRRGIAVSVVASGQALAGAIWPQIFNYGIEHSGWRQTWFAYGALAICVMLPLVLVLRRPPPEQPKPAGLASDAPVRRSAAMRQMPLAFLSLAIVGCCVAMAMPMVHIVAYCTDLGFEAARGAEMLSLLLACSAVSRLGFGFLSDRLGGLQTIFIGAALQAIALSLFAVVDSLAGLYLVSALFGLVFGGIVPAYALATREMHPDGEVGWRMGVVFFFGTVGMALGGFLGGWIFDLTGYYPLAFVVGVSFNIVNLLSLTWLIRYRSIAILPKPVAA, encoded by the coding sequence ATGGCCGGAACAGCTCAAGACCGCCTCCATCCGGGCTCCATCGAGACCCGGCAGGGCTGGATCATCGTCGCCGCCTCGCTTGCCTATATCATGGTCGCCTTCGGGCCCTCCTACCTGCTGGTCGTCAGCCTGAAGCCGATCGCGGCCGGCTTCGGTTGGCCGCGCTGGGTGCCGTCGCTCGCCTATTCGCTGCTGCTGCTCGGCACCGGGCTCGGCGGCATCGTCATGGGGCTCTGGGCGGATCGCGCCGGCCTCGGGAAGCCCGCCCTGCTCGGCGCGCTCGTGGTCGGCAGCGGCGTCATGGCCGCCAGCTTCGCCGCGAACGAGTGGGTGCTGCTGCTGCTCTGCGGCCCGGTGATCGGCTTCCTCGGGACCTCCGCCGCCTTCGCCCCGCTGCTGACCAACACGACACGCTGGTTCGACCGGCGGCGCGGCATCGCGGTCTCCGTCGTCGCCAGCGGACAGGCGCTCGCCGGCGCGATCTGGCCGCAGATCTTCAATTACGGGATCGAGCATTCAGGCTGGCGCCAGACCTGGTTCGCCTATGGCGCGCTCGCGATCTGCGTCATGCTGCCGCTTGTCCTGGTTCTGCGCCGCCCGCCCCCGGAACAGCCGAAGCCCGCGGGGCTCGCCAGCGACGCCCCCGTGCGACGCTCGGCCGCCATGCGGCAGATGCCGCTCGCCTTCCTCTCCCTCGCGATCGTCGGCTGCTGCGTCGCCATGGCGATGCCGATGGTCCATATCGTGGCATATTGCACCGATCTCGGCTTCGAGGCGGCACGGGGCGCGGAGATGCTCTCCCTGCTGCTCGCCTGCAGCGCCGTCAGCCGGCTCGGCTTCGGCTTCCTCTCGGACCGGCTCGGCGGGTTGCAGACAATCTTCATCGGCGCAGCGCTGCAGGCGATCGCGCTCTCGCTCTTCGCCGTGGTCGACAGCCTTGCAGGCCTCTATCTCGTCTCCGCCCTCTTCGGGCTTGTCTTCGGCGGGATCGTGCCGGCCTACGCCCTCGCGACGCGCGAGATGCATCCGGACGGCGAGGTCGGCTGGCGCATGGGCGTGGTCTTCTTCTTCGGCACCGTCGGCATGGCGCTCGGCGGCTTTCTCGGCGGCTGGATCTTCGACCTGACCGGATACTACCCGCTCGCCTTCGTGGTCGGCGTCAGCTTCAACATCGTGAACCTGCTGAGCCTGACCTGGCTGATCCGCTACCGCTCGATCGCGATCCTTCCGAAGCCTGTCGCGGCCTGA
- a CDS encoding cobyrinate a,c-diamide synthase, with the protein MSTPPGLIVAAPASGSGKTTITLGLLRALKRRGVDVASAKTGPDYIDPAFHAAATGRPCPNLDSWAMRPETLAAARPSDAALVVAEGVMGLFDGANLGEEHDPFGDGSTASIARRTGWPVLLVVDAARQAQSIAALVAGFANFDPEIRIAGVILNKVGSARHEEMLRRALLNDGHPVLGAVRAEKAIERPSRHLGLVQAGEHPDLETFLEQAADKMDAELDIKAIIASARAGTATNGSAATPPLPPLGQRIAIARDAAFAFAYPHILDGWRKAGAELFFFSPLTNEAPAADADAVYLPGGYPELHAAHIAAAETFLAGIRQLARSDVAIYGECGGYMVLGESLTDGEGKAYPMLGLLPHETSFATPKRHLGYRIAEAIATTKLGPAGSVWRGHEFHYASAVGSVAGTQLFRISDASGAELGTIGGCSGSVFGSFLHLIDRSGA; encoded by the coding sequence ATGAGCACGCCTCCCGGCCTGATCGTCGCCGCGCCTGCCTCGGGCAGCGGCAAGACCACGATCACCCTCGGCCTGCTGCGCGCGCTCAAGCGTCGCGGCGTCGATGTCGCCAGCGCCAAGACCGGCCCGGATTATATCGATCCCGCCTTCCACGCCGCCGCGACAGGACGTCCCTGCCCCAATCTCGACAGCTGGGCAATGCGTCCGGAGACACTTGCCGCCGCCCGTCCGTCGGATGCGGCCCTGGTCGTGGCCGAAGGCGTCATGGGCCTCTTCGACGGCGCCAATCTCGGCGAGGAGCACGATCCGTTCGGCGACGGCTCGACGGCGAGCATCGCCCGGCGGACCGGATGGCCGGTCCTGCTCGTGGTGGATGCCGCGCGCCAGGCGCAGTCGATCGCGGCCCTCGTCGCCGGGTTCGCGAACTTCGATCCCGAAATCAGGATCGCAGGTGTCATTCTCAACAAGGTGGGCAGCGCACGGCATGAGGAAATGCTCCGGCGGGCCCTGCTCAACGATGGCCACCCGGTGCTCGGCGCCGTGCGCGCGGAAAAGGCGATCGAGCGGCCCAGCCGCCATCTCGGCCTCGTGCAGGCGGGCGAGCATCCCGATCTCGAGACTTTTCTCGAGCAGGCAGCCGACAAGATGGACGCCGAGCTCGACATCAAGGCGATCATCGCCTCGGCCCGCGCAGGTACGGCGACGAACGGCAGCGCGGCGACGCCGCCCTTGCCGCCGCTCGGCCAGCGCATCGCCATCGCCCGGGACGCGGCCTTCGCCTTCGCCTATCCGCATATTCTGGACGGCTGGCGCAAGGCCGGTGCGGAGCTATTCTTCTTCTCACCGCTCACAAACGAGGCGCCGGCTGCGGATGCCGATGCCGTCTACCTGCCCGGCGGTTACCCGGAACTCCACGCCGCGCACATCGCGGCGGCCGAAACCTTCCTCGCGGGGATACGTCAACTGGCACGGTCAGACGTCGCGATCTACGGCGAATGCGGCGGCTACATGGTGCTGGGGGAAAGCCTCACGGACGGCGAGGGCAAGGCGTACCCGATGCTCGGCCTGCTTCCGCATGAGACCAGTTTCGCTACGCCGAAACGCCATCTTGGCTACCGCATCGCGGAGGCAATCGCCACGACCAAGCTCGGTCCCGCCGGAAGCGTTTGGCGCGGGCACGAATTCCACTATGCTTCCGCCGTCGGTTCCGTTGCCGGAACGCAGCTCTTCCGGATCTCCGATGCCTCTGGCGCGGAGCTCGGGACGATCGGCGGCTGCAGCGGGTCCGTGTTCGGATCCTTCCTGCACCTGATCGACCGTTCGGGTGCCTGA
- the cobA gene encoding uroporphyrinogen-III C-methyltransferase, whose protein sequence is MSKLTDFAADFTPGSVWLVGAGPGHAGLLTLQAHAALQAADVIVYDALVGDDILALAPEATPREYAGKRGGKPSPKQADITLRLIQLARHGKRVLRLKGGDPFVFGRGGEEALSLVQAGVPFRICPGITAGIGGLAFAGIPLTHRDTNHAVTMITGHDATGNVTGVDWEAVAKGSPALVLYMAIKHIGAIAEKLIAAGRPADEPVAVVTNASLPEMSVLETTLGSAAADIEKHKVQPPAIVAVGEIVRLRSGLDWLGAEGGKELDPDPLGLGRGDSERAG, encoded by the coding sequence ATGAGCAAGTTGACTGATTTCGCCGCCGATTTCACGCCCGGAAGTGTCTGGCTGGTGGGCGCCGGCCCCGGCCATGCCGGGCTGCTGACGCTGCAAGCGCATGCCGCCCTGCAGGCGGCGGACGTGATCGTCTATGACGCGCTGGTCGGCGACGACATCCTCGCGCTCGCGCCGGAGGCGACGCCGCGCGAATATGCCGGCAAGCGCGGCGGCAAGCCCTCGCCGAAACAGGCCGACATCACGCTCCGCCTGATCCAGCTCGCCCGCCATGGCAAGCGCGTGCTGCGGCTGAAGGGCGGTGATCCTTTCGTCTTCGGACGCGGCGGCGAGGAAGCGCTTTCCCTCGTCCAGGCCGGCGTGCCGTTCCGGATCTGCCCCGGCATCACAGCCGGGATCGGCGGCCTCGCCTTCGCCGGGATTCCGCTCACCCACCGGGACACAAACCATGCCGTGACCATGATCACCGGCCACGACGCGACCGGGAATGTGACCGGCGTCGACTGGGAAGCGGTCGCCAAGGGCAGCCCGGCGCTCGTCCTCTACATGGCGATCAAGCATATCGGCGCGATCGCGGAGAAACTGATCGCCGCCGGACGCCCGGCGGACGAACCGGTCGCCGTCGTCACCAATGCCTCGCTGCCGGAGATGAGCGTTTTGGAAACCACCCTCGGCAGCGCCGCGGCGGATATCGAGAAACACAAGGTGCAGCCGCCCGCCATCGTCGCGGTCGGCGAGATCGTCCGCCTGCGCTCGGGGCTCGACTGGCTCGGCGCCGAAGGTGGCAAGGAGCTGGACCCGGATCCGCTCGGCCTCGGACGGGGCGACAGCGAACGGGCCGGATGA
- a CDS encoding cobalt-precorrin-5B (C(1))-methyltransferase, with product MARKPDGPLRRGWTTGACATAATKAAYTALLTGEFPDPVSITLPKGEQPSFALSRESLSDGAATAAIVKDAGDDPDVTHLATISVTVKPGAKGSGVHFKAGEGVGIVTKAGLPIPPGEPAINPVPRELMRGVVAEVAAAHGGSGDVEIEISVPGGEELAKKTWNPRLGIVGGLSILGTTGVVVPFSCSAWIHSIHRGIDVARAEGFPLIAACTGSTSEAAVAKRHGLSETAFIDMGDFAGGMLKYLRRHPVPKLIIGGGFAKLAKLAEGHMDLHSGRSLIDMDWLAARLGEVGGSAELVLAARAANTGLEVLNIAREAELPLGDRIAALAREEALKMLEGAGTEIVIEVFDREGKLVGSAGEV from the coding sequence ATGGCAAGGAAACCGGACGGACCTCTCAGGCGCGGCTGGACCACGGGCGCCTGCGCGACGGCGGCGACGAAGGCGGCCTATACCGCATTGCTGACGGGTGAGTTTCCGGATCCGGTCTCCATCACCCTGCCGAAAGGCGAGCAGCCCTCCTTCGCGCTCTCCCGCGAATCGCTCTCGGACGGCGCCGCGACCGCCGCCATCGTGAAGGATGCGGGCGACGATCCGGACGTGACCCATCTCGCTACCATCTCCGTCACCGTGAAGCCGGGAGCGAAGGGGAGCGGCGTGCATTTCAAGGCTGGAGAGGGGGTCGGCATCGTCACCAAGGCCGGCCTTCCGATTCCTCCGGGCGAGCCCGCGATCAATCCGGTGCCGCGCGAGCTGATGCGCGGCGTCGTCGCGGAGGTCGCGGCGGCGCATGGCGGATCCGGCGATGTCGAGATCGAGATCTCCGTGCCGGGCGGGGAAGAGCTGGCGAAGAAGACCTGGAACCCCCGCCTCGGCATTGTCGGCGGGCTTTCCATTCTCGGTACCACGGGCGTGGTCGTGCCCTTCTCCTGCTCGGCCTGGATCCATTCCATCCATCGCGGCATCGACGTGGCGCGCGCCGAAGGTTTTCCGCTGATCGCCGCCTGCACCGGCTCCACCTCGGAGGCGGCGGTGGCGAAGCGGCATGGGTTGTCGGAAACCGCCTTCATCGACATGGGCGACTTTGCCGGCGGCATGCTGAAATATCTCCGCCGCCATCCGGTGCCGAAACTGATCATCGGCGGCGGCTTCGCCAAGCTCGCGAAGCTGGCCGAGGGCCATATGGACCTCCATTCCGGCCGCAGCCTGATCGACATGGACTGGCTCGCCGCCCGGCTCGGTGAGGTCGGGGGCAGCGCAGAGCTGGTGCTGGCGGCGCGGGCGGCGAATACCGGGCTCGAGGTGCTGAACATCGCCCGCGAGGCGGAGCTGCCGCTTGGCGACCGGATTGCGGCGCTGGCGCGCGAGGAGGCGCTGAAGATGCTGGAGGGCGCCGGAACGGAGATCGTCATCGAGGTGTTCGATCGCGAGGGCAAACTCGTCGGCAGCGCGGGAGAGGTCTGA
- a CDS encoding cobalt-precorrin-6A reductase, whose amino-acid sequence MARLLVLGGTELANRFVAAVREAHPDLEIVLSLAGRTRDPKLPDCEIRTGGFGGADGLAAFLKSESITALVDATHPYAAQISANAAEAAKAALVPCQHLVRPEWVAGPGDDWHVVESNDAAARHLESLSATRPLRVFLSIGRQELAPYKTLGNCSFVVRSVESPEEDDLPPGAALVLARGPLSEADEIAFLKDRHIDAIVSKNSGGTATYGKILAARALGLPVVMVRRPPLPVGTVSRTVEDAVHWLAGQSV is encoded by the coding sequence ATGGCGCGCCTGCTCGTCCTCGGCGGCACCGAACTCGCCAACCGTTTCGTCGCGGCGGTGCGGGAGGCGCATCCGGATCTGGAGATCGTCCTCTCACTCGCCGGCCGCACGCGTGATCCGAAGCTGCCGGATTGCGAAATCCGCACCGGCGGCTTCGGCGGCGCGGACGGGCTGGCCGCTTTCCTGAAGTCGGAAAGCATCACGGCACTGGTCGATGCGACCCATCCCTACGCGGCGCAAATCTCCGCCAACGCGGCCGAGGCGGCAAAGGCTGCGTTGGTGCCGTGCCAGCATCTTGTCCGGCCGGAATGGGTCGCGGGGCCGGGAGATGACTGGCACGTGGTGGAGAGCAACGACGCCGCTGCGCGTCATCTTGAGTCGCTTTCGGCGACGCGCCCGCTCAGGGTCTTCCTCTCCATCGGACGACAAGAACTGGCGCCCTACAAGACGCTCGGCAATTGCTCTTTTGTTGTCCGCTCGGTCGAGTCGCCGGAAGAGGACGATCTTCCGCCCGGCGCGGCGCTGGTGTTGGCGCGGGGGCCGCTCTCCGAAGCCGACGAGATCGCGTTCCTGAAAGACCGCCACATCGACGCAATCGTCTCGAAGAACAGCGGCGGCACCGCGACCTACGGGAAGATCCTTGCCGCCCGCGCTCTCGGCCTGCCGGTGGTTATGGTGCGACGTCCGCCGCTGCCGGTCGGCACGGTTTCCCGAACGGTGGAGGACGCTGTCCATTGGCTTGCCGGACAAAGCGTCTAG
- a CDS encoding DMT family transporter: MERSASARPDQIALGIASILGSVFFMAFADAVVKLVSADLTLWQVFTARALMGLPVLLVLLGATRTRFRPVVPFWTCLRSVLLVLTWIAFYTSLPELELSVAAVAVYTNPIITALLSARMLGEPVSARRWGGVLLGFSGVVAILRPGTDAFSWFTLLPFLAAFLYAISMVVTRSRCRDEAPLTLAFALNGTFLVAGLCATLLLALFGLTPETQATYPFLLADWAPMGLREWALMALLGTLMAVYAAAVAKAYQIAPPAIIGTFDYAYLISAAVWGFVFFSETPDALTLAGMALITAAGLIVAAPARRPRSAAG; this comes from the coding sequence ATGGAGCGGAGCGCTTCCGCGCGGCCAGATCAGATAGCGTTGGGCATCGCCAGCATTCTCGGGTCGGTGTTTTTCATGGCCTTCGCCGATGCGGTCGTGAAGCTGGTCAGTGCCGATCTTACCCTGTGGCAGGTTTTCACGGCACGCGCTCTCATGGGCCTGCCGGTGCTGCTCGTCCTGCTGGGCGCGACACGAACCCGGTTCCGGCCGGTCGTCCCGTTCTGGACCTGCCTCCGCAGCGTTCTTCTCGTCCTAACCTGGATCGCTTTCTATACATCCTTGCCGGAGCTGGAACTTTCGGTCGCCGCCGTCGCCGTCTACACAAACCCGATCATAACGGCACTGCTCTCCGCCCGAATGCTGGGCGAGCCGGTCTCGGCACGACGCTGGGGTGGCGTCCTGCTCGGCTTCTCCGGTGTCGTCGCGATTTTGCGGCCGGGCACCGACGCCTTTTCCTGGTTCACCCTGCTGCCGTTTCTCGCCGCCTTCCTCTATGCGATCTCCATGGTGGTCACCCGGAGCAGATGCCGCGACGAGGCGCCGCTGACCCTCGCCTTCGCCCTCAACGGCACCTTCCTTGTCGCCGGTCTCTGCGCGACGTTGCTGCTCGCGCTCTTCGGCCTCACACCCGAGACGCAGGCTACCTACCCGTTCCTGCTGGCAGACTGGGCGCCCATGGGGCTGCGCGAATGGGCATTGATGGCGCTGCTCGGCACCCTCATGGCCGTCTATGCCGCCGCCGTGGCCAAGGCCTACCAGATTGCCCCGCCAGCCATCATCGGGACCTTCGACTACGCCTATCTGATCTCGGCCGCAGTCTGGGGCTTTGTGTTCTTCTCGGAAACTCCCGACGCACTGACGCTCGCCGGCATGGCCCTGATTACCGCCGCCGGACTCATCGTCGCCGCGCCCGCGCGGCGTCCGCGTTCTGCTGCCGGATAG
- the cobM gene encoding precorrin-4 C(11)-methyltransferase produces the protein MTVYFIGAGPGDPDLLTIKGRNLIARCPVCLYAGSLVPEAVVAHAPEGARVIDTAPMTLDEIMADIEAAHGRGEDVARVHSGDPSLYGAIAEQIRRLRAVGIPFEIIPGVPAYTAAAAALQTELTLPEISQTVILTRTTMQSSAMPEGEELEELGRSKATLAIHLSIRNLRHIERALTPHYGADCPVAVIYRASWPDQQVIRGTLSDIRQKVREAKITRTALILVGRVLGEEEFRDSALYDAAHTHVLRPEAKV, from the coding sequence ATGACGGTCTATTTCATCGGCGCCGGCCCGGGCGATCCGGACCTGCTGACCATCAAAGGCCGCAACCTGATCGCGCGCTGCCCGGTCTGTCTCTATGCCGGCTCGCTGGTGCCGGAGGCTGTCGTCGCCCACGCGCCGGAAGGCGCGCGCGTGATCGACACCGCGCCTATGACGCTGGACGAGATCATGGCCGATATCGAGGCGGCGCACGGACGCGGCGAGGATGTCGCCCGCGTGCATTCGGGCGACCCATCGCTCTACGGCGCCATCGCCGAACAGATCCGCCGCCTGCGTGCCGTCGGTATCCCGTTCGAGATCATCCCGGGCGTGCCGGCCTATACCGCCGCCGCCGCCGCCCTGCAGACCGAGCTGACCCTGCCGGAGATCAGCCAGACCGTCATCCTCACCCGCACGACGATGCAGTCGAGCGCGATGCCCGAGGGCGAGGAGCTGGAGGAACTCGGCCGCTCGAAGGCGACGCTGGCGATCCACCTCTCGATCCGCAACCTGCGCCATATCGAGCGCGCGCTGACCCCGCATTACGGTGCCGACTGCCCCGTCGCGGTGATCTACCGCGCGAGCTGGCCCGACCAGCAGGTGATCCGCGGCACGCTCTCCGACATCCGCCAGAAGGTGCGCGAGGCGAAGATCACCCGCACCGCGCTCATCCTCGTCGGCCGCGTGCTCGGCGAGGAGGAGTTCCGCGACAGCGCGCTCTACGACGCCGCGCATACGCATGTGCTGCGACCTGAGGCGAAGGTGTGA